GGGCTTGacgctgctggcagcagcactcttCCTGATGCGCCGCTGTctccagggaaggattccttgcaacaggctgagctcccattcttccttccctggcCATGTCCACCTTCAGCCATTTGCCGGTTCTGCTGATCCCTGAGGCGGGCTGGGCTGTGATGCCACAAAGGGGCTGAGCGCTGGCgtcaggcagggctgtgacgtcccagggctgtgctggccgcAGCACTGTGACATCACCGGGCCGGCGCTATATAAGACGGGCCAGCGCCcgcagctgccagtgcagtcGCGATGGGACGTGCCGGAGCCATGGGTGACGGTGGAGTCCTGATGACTGcgcttgtcctgctgctggccgcTGTGGCTGTCTGGTGGGCCTTTGGCCACTGGCAACCATGGAGCTGGCGGAGAGCGGCAGCGAAGAGGACAGCGAAGAGGAGCAAGCGCCCCGGGTCCCGGCCCAGAGGCTCACGGAGGACGCGAGGAGCCCTTGCGGCTCCCAGGTTCCCCAGGCCTCGGGCGACTCCTCGCAAGCGGCCACGTGCTCCCGCgagccccctgggcagcccctgcagctgcggCCCCTGCGTGGCAgtggcccaggagctgcaggaactgatgctgctgctctgggatggcaaCGGGACACAGGCGCCGCTCTACTCTGGGATGTGGCAGGCGTTGTGGAAAgaactggaggagctgctgcagcgaggccacctgccctgctgtggcttgTCCAGCTCCTCCAGAAGCCTCCATCCCTTCaagaggctgctcccagcaagattctccatccctgggagagccTCAAGGCCTGCAAGGATGGCACAGCAGGGGGGAGCCGCCATCCATGCAGGAACCTCAGGCTGTCAGAGCCCCTgcatcctgccaggagcctctgCAATCTCTGACAGCCTCCACCCCTCGCAGAGGCTCAGTGAGACctgtcagcctgcagaaggTGCAGAGCCCGTGGACAGGTCTCCCAGCTCCCTTGGACTCACGGACTTCAACAACACGGGCCCAATCCTGACCATTGACGTGGCAGGGGAAAGCCCAGAAGTCCAAATGGGAGCCCAGCCCGATGCAGGGGAGCCGTctcaggagcagctggtggagcagcaagcGTCCTGGAGCCGGCAGTGGTCATCCCACAGCGGCCAGGACGCTGTGCCGGTTGTGCCAGCTGGCGACAGCCCGAGCCTGGTGGTGGAGATGAGCCTCCAGACACCAAGGAGGTTCCTCCATCTCCAGGAAGCTGCCCCAAGACAGCCCTCGACTGCCAGGAAGGGCTTTCTAATAGCAGGTGAGATCTCCCGAGGAGCTGTCTGAGGCTCCCCCGGGGCTCTTGAGGGGCgcggccaggccaggccagggcccctgagagcagcctaGTCGCTGGCTGTTTCCAGTGCCTCTGATGGCACGGCTTGAAAAAGGCCCGTCTgctttgcagctgctcctgggacgCCCCTGTGCGAAGCCTCGGGCTGTAGCCCCGGCCCTCGTCAAGAGCAGAGTCCAGCCCATGAGGCCGGGGACAGCGACGGTgccgccctgccccgctgcaCTGGGGCTCCTGCAGCCGCCTGTGCGCGcggccctggcccagctctgccgcTCGCCGGCCCGTCGGCCGCCGGGCGGCGGCCACTGCCCGGCGCgcagcaggaagcaggtgaGAGCAAGGTGGCCCGGGGTGGCCAGGCCCGCTTCCCTGGCGGGCGCTTGCGGGGGCTTCCTGGGCGCAAGGCTGATGGCTCGCTCTTGGCCGCAgggcaaaagaagcagctgcaggagctgtaccAGCTGGGCCCGCAGCTGGGCAGCGGTGGCTTCGGCACCGTTTTCTCGGGCATCCGCCTCTCCGATGGGAGCCCGGTGAGTGGCCGCGACATGGCCGGGCGTGGGAGGAGGGGCAGCGGTGGGGagaggcagggctggatctCAGCCCTCCTCTCTCGATGGcttgcaggtggccatcaaaCGTGTGGCCCGGGAGAGCGTCCTGCAGTGGGTCGAGCTGGTGAGTGAGCGGGGCCAGCGGGACAGAGCGGtgcggggcgggcagggagaGTCCCGGGGCGCCGATTGGGAGTGGGAGGCGGCGGAGGGCGGGGGCAGCGTGGGAGCCGCGGCATCGCGGGCCTGGGCATGCCAAACGCCAGCggtggggccgggcagggggcaCCCCCAAGCATCCCCTGGGCGGGAGGAAGCCCAAGCACCAGGGAGGCTGCGCAAGGGGGCACTGGGGCATCCCAGGCAGGGCGCGGCGCAGCCTCAGGGCAGCACCAGGCCCGCTGGGGGCACTGATTTTCTCCTCCTCACAGCCCGACGGCACCTGCGTGCCCATGGAGATCGTGCTCATGGAGAAGGTGGGCTCTGACTGCCACAACATCATCCAGCTCCTCGACTGGTTTGAGCTGCCTGACAGCTTTGTGCTGGTGATGGAGCGTCCGGAGGCATCGCAGGATctcctgcagttcctgcaggagcacGAGTTCCTGTGCGAGGAGATGGCGCGCTGGCTTTTCtaccaggtgctggaggccgtgcggcACTGCACCGCCTGCGGCGTCCTGCACCGGGACATCAAGCCGGAGAACCTCCTCGTGGCCCCGGAGAGTGGCGACCTGAAGCTCATCGACTTCGGTTGCGGCAccttcctccaggagcaggcCTTCACGCGGTTTGCCGGTGAGCCCATGGCCTGGGTCCGGCTCTCggtgccaggcactgcagggccCCGTTCCCTCCTGGGCCGCGGGCTGCGACCTTCAGCCGGCTGCCCTTTGGCACGGGGCAGATGCCGTGCCCCAGGAGCCGGCTGCCGGCCCTGCCGACAGAGGGGGGCGGCAAAAGCCAGCTCCCggcccctgggctcagcaggccCACAAGGGCCTGGGCTGCTCCGCTGGCCTTCTTTGCCTTGCAGAAtggtttcttgcctttggccAGCTGGCTGGGGGACGCGGGGTGGCCTCGGGGGGGAAGCTGTGGCCGcgggtgcagcccctgcctcagCCAGGAGGCTGGCGCCAGGCTCTGGAAGGCTGCAGCCTGCGCCTGGACAGCGCCGCCTGTCTCCCCTAGGAACGCACGCGTACAGCCCGCCCGAGTGGATCTGCCTTGGCTGCTACCACGGCCATGGGGCGACCGTCTGGTCCCTGGGCGTGCTGCTGTACGTCATGGTCTGCGGGAGCCTCCCCTTCAGGGACGACCATGACAtcgtgctggggcagctcttcTTCTGGCAGCAGGTCTCTCCAGGTTGGTACCCGGCCTCAAGAAGGCGGGCTTTGGCAGAGGGCGGCGCGCAGCCCGGCGCGGCCCTCACGCAGCTCCGCGGGACGTCGTTCTGCCCTCAAGGGCCGGCCGCAGGAGGGGGCCCGTGCCGAGGGGGTCAGCGCGGCACGGGCGGCCGAAGGAGGCGGCCGTGCCCCGCCGTGCCGCTCTCCCGCGCAGGGCAGAGTCGGTCGGGAGGCCGGCGCAGCCCTGAGCACAcgcggcgcggcccgggccCTGCAGGCGAcgggggcagctgggcaggagactTCTGCCAGTGACCGGCGCTTTCTGGCTTCTCTCCCCAGAGTGCCGACATCTGATCCAGTGGTGTTTGGCCAAGCACCCTGAGGACaggccagagctggaggagatctTGCGCCACCCTTGGGTGCAGGGCAGGCGTTTTTGATGCCTTGCCGGAGCCTCTGCAGCACCCACTTACCGAGTCCCACGCAGGACGGAGgacccaaaaaataaaaccacaaacccaTTGCGGTGTGTCAAGTCTGGTCCTTGTCAGCAACTTCAGCTAAAGAAACCTCTTGGGGAAAGGGGTAATCGGAGTGCTGCCTTCAGCCTTGGTCAAGCTTTCCATGCCTTTCCTCCAGGGTGGTACTTTTGTGTCTCTAAGCTCAGCCTGTAGTGTGGGGAGGAGGCGCTTTACCGAGCCAAGAATTGCAACAGTGAAACAACAGCTGCCCTTTCAAAGTGGCAGGGCTTCTTGGTGTCTCCTGAAGTGACACACGGGTCCGTGTGTGCATTCCAAGGGTCGTCGGGTTTCAGGGACAGAGACGTCTCCTCTccaagaagaaccagaagcagcagaacGTCTTTTCAAGCTGAGCCCCGATgagctcttcctctttctttcccttcccgAGGCAGCCACACCAGGCCTCGTGGCTCATGCCAGAGCCTTCttcctccctggggagcctccTCCCAGTAAGGGAGGAGGCCCCCACAGCTCAGGACTCTCCGGCTGAGCCCCCCTAGAGCCAGGCCGCCGTCTGagccccacctgccctgggccaAGCTGGGATTGGCGGCCGTCTTGGCCACAGCGACCACAAATAAACGGAGCCTCAAAGCTCTGACAAGAGGAAAAGGGCCATCAAAGCCTCAGCTCGGAGCACgaggagagcagacttcaggctgctcagggaactgCAAGCAAGGTCCCCggggaaaatgtttttgaaggtACTGGGGTCCATCAGTGCTGGTCGCTTTGGAAACATCACCTCCgaagggcacaggagcaggcGATGCCCAAATGTGGGAAGCCAAGCAGGCGAGGCAGAAGGCTGGCTTGCCTGGACAGGCATCTTCTCTGGGAAAgaggatggaaaaggaagctgTGTGCCCCGTGGAATCCAGGTCAGGAGAAGAATACGCAGATGCTTCTAGCCACTGTAGGGAGAAATTTGGTGTGGCGAAAGCTGGTGTGGTGGAGATGAAGGTGGCCAGAAATGTGGGGCACAATAAAAAGAGGGGTTTTAAATACATTAGTGGAAAGAAAAACCATTGTAGAAATAACATTGTCCCCTTCCAGGATGTGGATGGTCACCTCGCAAACAAGGACAGAGACGCGGCAAAGCTGTTTAAGGTGCATTCTTTGGTTTAAGGTGCCTCTGTCTTCAACgctcatccctcccttcccagtggAAAACACTGCACTGGCGTACCAAGGGACACTGCAAAGTCCTTGAAGAgggcaagccctgctcagcagaaacCAAACCACCCCTGTTTGATGCACAGCATTCCCATCCAAACCCAACACGTGCCAGCtattgggaagaaagaaagcgAATCCCAGTCCaaggcagagcagtgggagcacaATGAGCGCTCCTCGGCGAATCCCGATTTATTTCGAGCAGAGGCGCAGCAGAAGTCAGTGAGCTGCTAACAAGAAACTCTTGGTGCCCTCGACAGCCAGTTCAGGAGAGCTCCCCAGAGACAGAGGAACTGCAGCTCCCTTTGTCTCTGGAGGATCTTCTCAGGCACAGAGTACGGGTGTTTCCAGCTGGTAACGCTGAAACGTCCTGGGAGCCGTGGGCTTGacgctgctggcagcagcactcttCCTGATGCGCCGCTGTctccagggaaggattccttgcaacaggctgagctcccattcttccttccctggcCATGTCCACCTTCAGCCATTTGCCGGTTCTGCTGATCCCTGAGGCGGGCTGGGCTGTGATGCCACAAAGGGGCTGAGCGCTGGCgtcaggcagggctgtgacgtcccagggctgtgctggccgcAGCACTGTGACATCACCGGGCCGGCGCTATATAAGACGGGCCAGCGCCcgcagctgccagtgcagtcGCGATGGGACGTGCCGGAGCCATGGGTGACGGTGGAGTCCTGATGACTGcgcttgtcctgctgctggccgcTGTGGCTGTCTGGTGGGCCTTTGGCCACTGGCAACCATGGAGCTGGCGGAGAGCGGCAGCGAAGAGGACAGCGAAGAGGAGCAAGCGCCCCGGGTCCCGGCCCAGAGGCTCACGGAGGACGCGAGGAGCCCTTGCGGCTCCCAGGTTCCCCAGGCCTCGGGCGACTCCTCGCAAGCGGCCACGTGCTCCCGCgagccccctgggcagcccctgcagctgcggCCCCTGCGTGGCAgtggcccaggagctgcaggaactgatgctgctgctctgggatggcaaCGGGACACAGGCGCCGCTCTACTCTGGGATGTGGCAGGCGTTGTGGAAAgaactggaggagctgctgcagcgaggccacctgccctgctgtggcttgTCCAGCTCCTCCAGAAGCCTCCATCCCTTCaagaggctgctcccagcaagattctccatccctgggagagccTCAAGGCCTGCAAGGATGGCACAGCAGGGGGGAGCCGCCATCCATGCAGGAACCTCAGGCTGTCAGAGCCCCTgcatcctgccaggagcctctgCAATCTCTGACAGCCTCCACCCCTCGCAGAGGCTCAGTGAGACctgtcagcctgcagaaggTGCAGAGCCCGTGGACAGGTCTCCCAGCTCCCTTGGACTCACGGACTTCAACAACACGGGCCCAATCCTGACCATTGACGTGGCAGGGGAAAGCCCAGAAGTCCAAATGGGAGCCCAGCCCGATGCAGGGGAGCCGTctcaggagcagctggtggagcagcaagcGTCCTGGAGCCGGCAGTGGTCATCCCACAGCGGCCAGGACGCTGTGCCGGTTGTGCCAGCTGGCGACAGCCCGAGCCTGGTGGTGGAGATGAGCCTCCAGACACCAAGGAGGTTCCTCCATCTCCAGGAAGCTGCCCCAAGACAGCCCTCGACTGCCAGGAAGGGCTTTCTAATAGCAGGTGAGATCTCCCGAGGAGCTGTCTGAGGCTCCCCCGGGGCTCTTGAGGGGCgcggccaggccaggccagggcccctgagagcagcctaGTCGCTGGCTGTTTCCAGTGCCTCTGATGGCACGGCTTGAAAAAGGCCCGTCTgctttgcagctgctcctgggacgCCCCTGTGCGAAGCCTCGGGCTGTAGCCCCGGCCCTCGTCAAGAGCAGAGTCCAGCCCATGAGGCCGGGGACAGCGACGGTgccgccctgccccgctgcaCTGGGGCTCCTGCAGCCGCCTGTGCGCGcggccctggcccagctctgccgcTCGCCGGCCCGTCGGCCGCCGGGCGGCGGCCACTGCCCGGCGCgcagcaggaagcaggtgaGAGCAAGGTGGCCCGGGGTGGCCAGGCCCGCTTCCCTGGCGGGCGCTTGCGGGGGCTTCCTGGGCGCAAGGCTGATGGCTCGCTCTTGGCCGCAgggcaaaagaagcagctgcaggagctgtaccAGCTGGGCCCGCAGCTGGGCAGCGGTGGCTTCGGCACCGTTTTCTCGGGCATCCGCCTCTCCGATGGGAGCCCGGTGAGTGGCCGCGACATGGCCGGGCGTGGGAGGAGGGGCAGCGGTGGGGagaggcagggctggatctCAGCCCTCCTCTCTCGATGGcttgcaggtggccatcaaaCGTGTGGCCCGGGAGAGCGTCCTGCAGTGGGTCGAGCTGGTGAgggagcggggccagcgggacagagcggtgcggggcgggcagggagaGTCCCGGGGCGCCGATTGGGAGTGGGAGGCGGCGGAGGGCGGGGGCAGCGTGGGAGCCACGGCATCGCGGGCCTGGGCATGCCAAACGCCAGCggtggggccgggcagggggcaCCCCCAAGCATCCCCTGGGCGGGAGGAAGCCCAAGCACCAGGGAGGCTGCGCAAGGGGGCACTGGGGCATCCCAGGCAGGGCGCGGCGCAGCCTCAGGGCAGCACCAGGCCCGCTGGGGGCACTGATTTTCTCCTCCTCACAGCCCGACGGCACCTGCGTGCCCATGGAGATCGTGCTCATGGAGAAGGTGGGCTCTGACTGCCACAACATCATCCAGCTCCTCGACTGGTTTGAGCTGCCTGACAGCTTTGTGCTGGTGATGGAGCGTCCGGAGGCATCGCAGGATctcctgcagttcctgcaggagcacGAGTTCCTGTGCGAGGAGATGGCGCGCTGGCTTTTCtaccaggtgctggaggccgtgcggcACTGCACCGCCTGCGGCGTCCTGCACCGGGACATCAAGCCGGAGAACCTCCTCGTGGCCCCGGAGAGTGGCGACCTGAAGCTCATCGACTTCGGTTGCGGCAccttcctccaggagcaggcCTTCACGCGGTTTGCCGGTGAGCCCATGGCCTGGGTCCGGCTCTCggtgccaggcactgcagggccCCGTTCCCTCCTGGGCCGCGGGCTGCGACCTTCAGCCGGCTGCCCTTTGGCACGGGGCAGATGCCGTGCCCCAGGAGCCGGCTGCCGGCCCTGCCGACAGAGGGGGGCGGCAAAAGCCAGCTCCCggcccctgggctcagcaggccCACAAGGGCCTGGGCTGCTCCGCTGGCCTTCTTTGCCTTGCAGAAtggtttcttgcctttggccAGCTGGCTGGGGGACGCGGGGTGGCCTCGGGGGGGAAGCTGTGGCCGcgggtgcagcccctgcctcagCCAGGAGGCTGGTGCCAGGCTCTGGAAGGCTGCAGCCTGCGCCTGGACAGCGCCGCCTGTCTCCCCTAGGAACGCACGCGTACAGCCCGCCCGAGTGGATCTGCCTTGGCTGCTACCACGGCCATGGGGCGACCGTCTGGTCCCTGGGCGTGCTGCTGTACGTCATGGTCTGCGGGAGCCTCCCCTTCAGGGACGACCATGACAtcgtgctggggcagctcttcTTCTGGCAGCAGGTCTCTCCAGGTTGGTACCCGGCCTCAAGAAGGCGGGCTTTGGCAGAGGGCGGCGCGCAGCCCGGCGCGGCCCTCACGCAGCTCCGCGGGACGTCGTTCTGCCCTCAAGGGCCGGCCGCAGGAGGGGGCCCGTGCCGAGGGGGTCAGCGCGGCACGGGCGGCCGAAGGAGGCGGCCGTGCCCCGCCGTGCCGCTCTCCCGCGCAGGGCAGAGTCGGTCGGGAGGCCGGCGCAGCCCTGAGCACAcgcggcgcggcccgggccCTGCAGGCGAcaggggcagctgggcaggagactTCTGCCAGTGACCGGCGCTTTCTGGCTTCTCTCCCCAGAGTGCCGACATCTGATCCAGTGGTGTTTGGCCAAGCACCCTGAGGACaggccagagctggaggagatctTGCGCCACCCTTGGGTGCAGGGCAGGCGTTTTTGATGCCTTGCCGGAGCCTCTGCAGCACCCACTTACCGAGTCCCACGCAGGACGGAGgacccaaaaaataaaaccacaaacccaTTGCGGTGTGTCAAGTCTGGTCCTTGTCAGCAACTTCAGCTAAAGAAACCTCTTGGGGAAAGGGGTAATCGGAGTGCTGCCTTCAGCCTTGGTCAAGCTTTCCATGCCTTTCCTCCAGGGTGGTACTTTTGTGTCTCTAAGCTCAGCCTGTAGTGTGGGGAGGAGGCGCTTTACCGAGCCAAGAATTGCAACAGTGAAACAACAGCTGCCCTTTCAAAGTGGCAGGGCTTCTTGGTGTCTCCTGAAGTGACACACGGGTCCGTGTGTGCATTCC
The window above is part of the Vidua macroura isolate BioBank_ID:100142 chromosome 6, ASM2450914v1, whole genome shotgun sequence genome. Proteins encoded here:
- the LOC128809032 gene encoding uncharacterized protein LOC128809032; this translates as MGRAGAMGDGGVLMTALVLLLAAVAVWWAFGHWQPWSWRRAAAKRTAKRSKRPGSRPRGSRRTRGALAAPRFPRPRATPRKRPRAPASPLGSPCSCGPCVAVAQELQELMLLLWDGNGTQAPLYSGMWQALWKELEELLQRGHLPCCGLSSSSRSLHPFKRLLPARFSIPGRASRPARMAQQGGAAIHAGTSGCQSPCILPGASAISDSLHPSQRLSETCQPAEGAEPVDRSPSSLGLTDFNNTGPILTIDVAGESPEVQMGAQPDAGEPSQEQLVEQQASWSRQWSSHSGQDAVPVVPAGDSPSLVVEMSLQTPRRFLHLQEAAPRQPSTARKGFLIAAAPGTPLCEASGCSPGPRQEQSPAHEAGDSDGAALPRCTGAPAAACARGPGPALPLAGPSAAGRRPLPGAQQEAGQKKQLQELYQLGPQLGSGGFGTVFSGIRLSDGSPVAIKRVARESVLQWVELPDGTCVPMEIVLMEKVGSDCHNIIQLLDWFELPDSFVLVMERPEASQDLLQFLQEHEFLCEEMARWLFYQVLEAVRHCTACGVLHRDIKPENLLVAPESGDLKLIDFGCGTFLQEQAFTRFAGTHAYSPPEWICLGCYHGHGATVWSLGVLLYVMVCGSLPFRDDHDIVLGQLFFWQQVSPGWYPASRRRALAEGGAQPGAALTQLRGTSFCPQGPAAGGGPCRGGQRGTGGRRRRPCPAVPLSRAGQSRSGGRRSPEHTRRGPGPAGDGGSWAGDFCQ
- the LOC128809033 gene encoding uncharacterized protein LOC128809033; its protein translation is MGRAGAMGDGGVLMTALVLLLAAVAVWWAFGHWQPWSWRRAAAKRTAKRSKRPGSRPRGSRRTRGALAAPRFPRPRATPRKRPRAPASPLGSPCSCGPCVAVAQELQELMLLLWDGNGTQAPLYSGMWQALWKELEELLQRGHLPCCGLSSSSRSLHPFKRLLPARFSIPGRASRPARMAQQGGAAIHAGTSGCQSPCILPGASAISDSLHPSQRLSETCQPAEGAEPVDRSPSSLGLTDFNNTGPILTIDVAGESPEVQMGAQPDAGEPSQEQLVEQQASWSRQWSSHSGQDAVPVVPAGDSPSLVVEMSLQTPRRFLHLQEAAPRQPSTARKGFLIAAAPGTPLCEASGCSPGPRQEQSPAHEAGDSDGAALPRCTGAPAAACARGPGPALPLAGPSAAGRRPLPGAQQEAGQKKQLQELYQLGPQLGSGGFGTVFSGIRLSDGSPVAIKRVARESVLQWVELPDGTCVPMEIVLMEKVGSDCHNIIQLLDWFELPDSFVLVMERPEASQDLLQFLQEHEFLCEEMARWLFYQVLEAVRHCTACGVLHRDIKPENLLVAPESGDLKLIDFGCGTFLQEQAFTRFAGTHAYSPPEWICLGCYHGHGATVWSLGVLLYVMVCGSLPFRDDHDIVLGQLFFWQQVSPGWYPASRRRALAEGGAQPGAALTQLRGTSFCPQGPAAGGGPCRGGQRGTGGRRRRPCPAVPLSRAGQSRSGGRRSPEHTRRGPGPAGDRGSWAGDFCQ